CGCCGGTGGCGTCGTCGCCGAAGACCTCGGGGCCGGTGACGTCGACGCGCACCTCGGCGCTGGCGCCGACGGTCCGGGTCGTGGCGCCGCCGTCGCCCCTGTACGCGAGGTCCTTGCCGTAGGCGACCTGCCCCGGCGTCGTCCCGCCGAACAGCGGGCGCCCGAGGTAGGTCTCGTTGGAGCGCTCGAGGATCCCGTCGCGCAGCGACTCGATCTCACGAGCAAGCGCTTCCCGGGACGCGGGCGACGACGACCCGGTGGACATGCCCTGGAGCAGGCGGTCCTGCGCCGTGTGCAGGGACGCGATGACGCCCTGGAGCTGGTTGTCGATGCTGCCGAGGCGGCCGAGGCCGTCGTCGGCGTTGCGGACGTACTGCTCGTTGACGCCGATCTCGGAGCGCAGCTGCATGGCCGAGACGGTGCCGCCGGGGGAGTCCGACGGGCGCGAGATGGTCTTGCCGCTGGAGAGCTGCTCCTGCACCTTGGCCAGGCGGGCCTGGTTGGCGGCCAGGCCGTGCAGCGTGCTCTGGGCGATCGACTTCGAGGTGACGCGGAAGGCCATCGTCGTCACCTGCCCACGACGCCGGTGCGGTTGATGAGGGTGTCGAGCACCTGGTCCACGGCCGTCATGAGGCGGGCCGCGCCCTCGTACGCGTGCTGGTAGCTGATCAGGTTGACCATCTCCTCGTCGAGGTTGACGCCGGACTGCGCCTCGCGGGAGGCGTCGACGCGGCTCGTCAGGGTGCCCTGGATCTCGAGCCGGTCGTTCACGGCCTTGGCGCTGGTGCCGAGGTCGACGATGAGCGCGCGGTACGCCGCGTCGGGGCCCTCCGGGCGGGTCGCGAGCTTGGCGAGCGCGTCAGCGGTGGCGCCGTCGCGGGCGCCGGGGGCGGAGGACGCCGCGACCCGCGCGCCGTCGGTGATGGCGACGGTGAGGTCGCGCGCCGAGGTGCCGCCGAAGAACGCGCCGCCGGGGGCGCCGGTCGCGTCGTAGCCGGTGGCGTGCGCCGCGTTGACGCTGTCGCGCAGGCTCGCCGCGACCGCGTCGAGCTGGGCGGACTGGCCGGGGATCGTCGTGGTGAGGGCGCGCAGCTCGCCGCCGAGGCGGCCCGCCGTGACCTCCACCGGCGAGCCCTCGGTGCCGGCCCAGCTGACGGGGACGTCGTCGCCGAGGCGGTCGAGCGCCCCGTCGGCGGCGGGGACGACCATGCGGGTCGACGAGTCGCCGCGCACGAGGGCCTGGCCGCCGACGTACACGTCGACCGTGCCCTCGCTGCCGCCGCGCGCCACGGCGCCGGTGAGGTCCGCGAGCTGCATGACGAGCTGGTCGCGGCGGTCCGCGAGCTCGTTGGCCGGCAGCCCGGCCTGCGTCGCGCGGCGGATGGCGCCGTTGAGGTCCGCCACGTTCGCCGCGACGGTGTTGACGGTGTCGACCGTCGTCACGACCTGCTCGCGCAGGACGTGCCACTGGGTGTCCATGTAGTCCGCCGCCCGGCGCACGCCGTCGGTCACGGACTCGGCCTGGCGCAGCACCGCCTGGCGCTGCGCCTGCCCGTCCGGGACGTTCTTGAGGTCCCCGAAGGCCTGCCAGAGCTTGGTCAGCTGCGCCTGCAGCCCGGTGTCGCTCGGCTCGCCGTACGCCTGCTCGATCCGCGAGTACGCCTCCGCCTCGGCGGTCAGCGCGCCCTCGCGGCCGTGCTCGGCCTGCGCGCGGGCCTCGAGGAAGGAGTCGCGCAGCCGCTGCACTCCGGTCACGTCGACACCGGTGCCGACCTTGGGCTGGGTCGCCCACACCGCCGGTGCGGTGGTGCCGCCGACGGACTGCATCGTCACCCGCTGGCGGGTGTAGCCCTCGGTGTTGGCGTTGGCGACGTTCTGGCCCGTGACGTCGAGGCCGCGCTGCTGCGCGTACAGCCCCGTCAGGGCGGTGTTGAGCGAGGAGAAGCTGCTCACGGGAGGGGTCCCTTCGGGTGGGCGGGGGTCAGAGCGCGGAGTCGAGGAGGTGGTGGCGGGTCCCGACCGTCACGGCCTCGCCGCCGGGGGTGTACGTCGCGGTGCCGTCGGTGAGGGACAGCAGCGCCTCGCGGGCGGCCCGCTGGCCCGTGGTCAGCAGGTCGCGGTTGGCCTGGGCGAGCGCCTGGACCTCCGCGGTCATCGTGAGGAACGCCTGGCGGTGCTCGCGCAGCAGCCCGGCCCACGGCTCGGCCACGGCGTCGGCGAGCTGGGCGAGGCTGGGGTTCGCGGGGATGCCGGCCTCGGCGGCCACGGCGTCGACCTCGACGGCGCGCAGCAGCTCGGTCCGCTTGATCTCCTGCAGGACGACGTCGACCTCGCGGGTCGCGCGGGCCAGCCACTTCGTGCGGCCGGAGGCGAGCACGAGCTGCTCCTCCTCGAGCTTGAACAGGAGCATCTCCAGCAGCTCCCGCTCGCGCCAGAGGACGCTCGACACCTCAGCCAGTCCCATCGCGGTCCCTCCAGCTCGGCGCCGCCCGTCGCGGCGCG
This sequence is a window from Vallicoccus soli. Protein-coding genes within it:
- a CDS encoding flagellar hook protein, yielding MAFRVTSKSIAQSTLHGLAANQARLAKVQEQLSSGKTISRPSDSPGGTVSAMQLRSEIGVNEQYVRNADDGLGRLGSIDNQLQGVIASLHTAQDRLLQGMSTGSSSPASREALAREIESLRDGILERSNETYLGRPLFGGTTPGQVAYGKDLAYRGDGGATTRTVGASAEVRVDVTGPEVFGDDATGVFANLTAIAAGLRAGGTGLEGDLALLQQNTARAIGAAGDIGARTNRVEAMKQAANDRVLTLKGGLEAVEDIDLPRTIVDLQLQEAAYQAALGATSKVITPSLVQFLR
- the flgK gene encoding flagellar hook-associated protein FlgK — protein: MSSFSSLNTALTGLYAQQRGLDVTGQNVANANTEGYTRQRVTMQSVGGTTAPAVWATQPKVGTGVDVTGVQRLRDSFLEARAQAEHGREGALTAEAEAYSRIEQAYGEPSDTGLQAQLTKLWQAFGDLKNVPDGQAQRQAVLRQAESVTDGVRRAADYMDTQWHVLREQVVTTVDTVNTVAANVADLNGAIRRATQAGLPANELADRRDQLVMQLADLTGAVARGGSEGTVDVYVGGQALVRGDSSTRMVVPAADGALDRLGDDVPVSWAGTEGSPVEVTAGRLGGELRALTTTIPGQSAQLDAVAASLRDSVNAAHATGYDATGAPGGAFFGGTSARDLTVAITDGARVAASSAPGARDGATADALAKLATRPEGPDAAYRALIVDLGTSAKAVNDRLEIQGTLTSRVDASREAQSGVNLDEEMVNLISYQHAYEGAARLMTAVDQVLDTLINRTGVVGR
- a CDS encoding flagellar protein FlgN; amino-acid sequence: MGLAEVSSVLWRERELLEMLLFKLEEEQLVLASGRTKWLARATREVDVVLQEIKRTELLRAVEVDAVAAEAGIPANPSLAQLADAVAEPWAGLLREHRQAFLTMTAEVQALAQANRDLLTTGQRAAREALLSLTDGTATYTPGGEAVTVGTRHHLLDSAL